The Alcaligenes aquatilis genome contains the following window.
GATATGGCTCGCTTGGGTTGCCCGTATTGATAATGGTGGCTTTCATCCCCAGTTCGGCATCGGCGTTGATGGCGTTCATCACACCTTGCAGGGACGTGTCCTTGCCCTTCATGTCCAGCGTGTGTTCTTTGCCATTGGCCAGGCGAACCGTAATTTTTCCACCCTCGCCAATTGCACTGTCGCGCGAACCATGAGCGGCCGCCGTCAGGGTCTGGCGAGTGGCCAGATTGTCGACTTTGATGACGTACTGGCCGGGTGCTGCGTTGGCCTTGCCGGTGATTTGGATGTTTTCGCTGTTGGCGGTCACTTTCACCGCGCCAAACGAGTCTTCCGAAAGAGCTTTGGTGGCCGACTGCAGCTCACCCAGACTGCTTTTGAGTTGGCCATAGGCCGAGATCTTGTTGGTATTGGCAATCTGGCGGTTCTGGATGACAGCAAGGCTCTTCTTTTCCGTGGTTCGCAAGTTTTCCAGCAGCTCGTCCAGCTTCAGGCCAGAGCCCACGCCAATTGAAGAAATAGCCATATCAAATACTCCTGTAGTGTCCTATTTTGTCGCGGATATGCCGCGCGCAAAGCCCATGTCAATGGGAAGTTTCGATGCCAGTTTGGTTTTTAAACCTTCACGCTGACCGCGTTGCCCTGCAGTTGAACGATCATTTTGGCAATCTGGATCACGGCGTCGGACGGTACGGTGCGCAGGACCTCGCCGGTCGTGTTGTCCACGATCGAGACCACCAGACGTTGCGCCTCGTCATCCATATTGAAGCGAATCCCGGTGGACCAGGCCTGCAGGGAATCGTTGATCTGGTCCAGCGTGTCGTCCAGTGAGTTGACCATGCCAGGCACGGGTTCCTGTTTATCGGGCCAGCGCTGCTGCAACTGGGTATCGGTACTGCTTTCCTTGATGGGGGTCACCGTGGTGGCCGCCGAAGGCATAGGGGTGCCAGGGTTTTGCTCTACAGGAGAAACCGGGGGCACCAAGGCCGTCGTTTGAGATGAAACAGAGTTAATCATGACATCACTCCAGAAGGGGCTTGGTGGCAGGCCGCGAAAGTAAGGCAGGGCTTGGCACCTTTAACGCTCCAATTACGGCACCTTGGCGCGTATCTTTAGGCGGTATTTCGGTTTTCAAGCGCATCCATCCCGTTTAAAGCCTGAATAAGATGGCGAAAGACAGTTTGATTTGGGGACTGTGTGGCAGGGGCGACAGGCAAAATAGTCCCATCTTTATTGTCCGGATTCGTGCCCGTCCATGCCTCGTTCAGAAGACGTCCTGGTTGAGCAGTACGCCCCACTGGTGCGCCGCCAGGCGCTTCAGCTTGTGTCGCGCCTGCCCCCCAGTGTGGAGCTGGATGATCTGATGCAAGCGGGCATGATGGGCCTGCTCGATGCCGTACGCCGCTACCAGGTGGTGGCCGAGGCTCAGTTTGAAACCTATGCCGTGACCCGTATCCGTGGGGCCATGCTGGACGAATTACGCAGTCAGGACTGGTTGCCACGCAGTGTGCGCACCAAAGCTCGTCAGATTGAAGTGGCCGTCAGCACCTTGCGTCAGGAGCTGTTGCGCGAGCCCACCGAGTCGGAAATTGCCCAAGCCCTGTCCATGAGCATGGACGATTATTACGAGCTGCTGGACGAGGCAGTGGGGGTTCAGGTGATTCACTACGAAGACCTGAAACGCCATGCTGACCCATCAGCCGATGCGCTGGAGTTTCTGGAGGACAATTCGCGGGAGCAGGCATACTTTGACAACCCGCTGAACCTGTTGACCTCCCAGGGGCTGCGACAAGCCTTGATTACCGCCATCGATCAACTGCCCGAGCGTGAAAAACTGCTTTTTGCGCTGCAATTCGAGCAAGACTTGAACCAGAAAGAAATCGCGCTGGTGCTGGGGGTGACCGAAGGTCGGGTGTCTCAACTTCGTAGCCAGGCCGTGGCCCGTATCCGTGCCAGTCTGGCAAAAGACAAGTGGGACGCTATTTCTGACAGTGCTGAGTTTCAGGTGCTTCTGTAAGCGTTTTCTGATTTTTTAGTGATAGTCGATCTGGCCTTTCCCGCCCTTGTCGTGCGGGAAAGGCCAGATTTGTTTTAGCGGTAGTCTTGCTGGAAGTTGGTTTTGACGGTGTTCAGCCGCTCCCGGTTGATGTTGGCCTTGATTTTGAACAGGCCCGCTGTTTCAACGGTTTTCTCGGCGTCCAGGAATTCCAGAACTGGCTTGTAGAAATCGCGGTTCCAGAAGTCATGGATGAAGATCCGTGCCGAGGTGGGATCTCCCTTCTCCAGTACGTAGTCAATGCTCTCTAGCGTGCTGGCCACGCGGAAGCGGCCATCGACCAGGATCAGATCAAAGGGCAGGTCCTGGGTGTGGATGGAGCGGCTGTAGTGGGGGAATTGATCTGCGGCACGTAGATCAACGGGGTAGCCCCATTCTCGGGTGGGGCCGATATCAACGTGATTGACCTTGCAGGCCTGGCCGACTTCAGCGTGCAGTTGTTCCAGCCAGCGGCGGTCGCTTTCTACGCCATGCACATTCAGACCCATGCTGGCAGCCAGCTTGGTCGAGCCGCCACTACCAAATTCGTAGTAATGCTGGGCCTGATCCAGGCAAG
Protein-coding sequences here:
- a CDS encoding flagellar protein FlaG; this encodes MINSVSSQTTALVPPVSPVEQNPGTPMPSAATTVTPIKESSTDTQLQQRWPDKQEPVPGMVNSLDDTLDQINDSLQAWSTGIRFNMDDEAQRLVVSIVDNTTGEVLRTVPSDAVIQIAKMIVQLQGNAVSVKV
- a CDS encoding RNA polymerase sigma factor FliA, with translation MPRSEDVLVEQYAPLVRRQALQLVSRLPPSVELDDLMQAGMMGLLDAVRRYQVVAEAQFETYAVTRIRGAMLDELRSQDWLPRSVRTKARQIEVAVSTLRQELLREPTESEIAQALSMSMDDYYELLDEAVGVQVIHYEDLKRHADPSADALEFLEDNSREQAYFDNPLNLLTSQGLRQALITAIDQLPEREKLLFALQFEQDLNQKEIALVLGVTEGRVSQLRSQAVARIRASLAKDKWDAISDSAEFQVLL